Within the Pseudomonas chlororaphis subsp. aurantiaca genome, the region GCAACAGCGACAAGTCCTACTCCGGCGACCTGGTCGGCGGCAGCTTCTTCGGCAAGAACGGCGACGGCGACAAGGGCAAGACCCTGAACAAGGGCAGCAAGGTCAACGCCAAGGACAACCTGATCGTCCAGGCCGACGAAGTCCGCATCAGCGGCAGCCAGGCCCGTGGCGGCAAACAGGCCAGCGTGATCAGCGAAAACGGTTCGCTGACCATCGATGGCGTGCAGGACCGCTCCCACGACAACAGCTACAGCAAGGACAGCAAGTTCTTCGGCATCACCAAGGACGAAAGCCGGCAGAACCGCAAGGACAGCACCACCGTCACCAGCGACCTGCGCTCGGACAGCAACCTCAAGCTGCAAAGCGCCAAGGACATCGCCATCAGCGGCGCGCACGTGGCCGCGACCGGCGAGCTCAAGGCCGAGGCCAGCGGTGATATCAAGATCGACTCGGCGCAAAACACCTCGCAGAGCGAAAGCACCACCCACACCCGTGGCTTCGACGCCTATGCCAAGGAGAATGCCCCGGGCACCCGGCAATACCGCGCCGGCGTGCGCTACGAAGACCAGCAGAAGGCGGCCAAGACCGACGACACCCGGCAACAGGGTTCGAGCCTCAGCGGCGGCAGCCTGCAAGTCGCCGCGGGCGGCGACCTGAGCATCAAGGGCAGCGACCTGAAAGCCACCCACGGCGATGCCAGCCTCAGCGGCAAGCAGGTCGAACTGCTGGCCGATCATGACCAAAAGAGCAGCAGCACCGACACCCGTACCACCGGCGGCGGCTTCTACTACACCGGCGGCCTGGACCGCGCGGGCAACGGTGTGGAGTTCGCCCACAGCAGCACCCAGGACACCCATGACACCCGCACAGCCAACACCACCGGCATCACCGCCAGCGGCAACCTGACCATCAAGGCCGGCAACACCCTGGTGACCGAGGGCGCCCAGGTCAAGGCCGGCGACAAGCTGCTGGTGAATGCCGAACAGGTCGACAACCGCGCGGCGCACAACAGCGAGTCCACTAGCCACAAGGAAAACACCTGGAGCGCCGATGTCGGCGCCAACGTCGAATACAAGGGCCTGACCCGCCCCGTGGAAAAAGCCATCGAAGGCGTGGCCCAGCGCAAGTTCCATCAACCGGGCCTGCTCGATGCCCTGGAACAACCCAATGTCGGCCTGGACGTGGAAGTCGGCCACCAGAACAAACAGCACACCGAGCAAGGCAGCAGCGCCGTGGTCAGCCAGTTCCAGGGTGGCCAGGTCGAGGTCAAGGTAGCCGGCCAGTTGCAGGATGAAGGCAGCCGCTACGAGGCCACCCAAGGCGCACTGAAGATCGACGCGGGCAGCCAGGTGACCAAGGCCGCCAGCGATACCCACAGCAGCAGCGAACAGGCGCTGGACGCCAAGGCCGGCGTGCGGGTCTACACCACCACCGGCGAAGACCTGAACCTGCGTGGTAGCGGCGCCGGCGGCAGCAGCGACAAGCGCAGCGACAGCAGCAAGGCGGTGGTCGGCAGCTATGTCGGCAAACAGGGCGTGGACATCGCGCTGAGCGGCGATGGCCAGTATGAAGGCAGCCGCTTCGATGGCGGCGAAGCCGGCGTCAAACTGCACGCTGGCGGCGAACTGGCGCTGAACCAGGCCAATGACCGCCAGAACAGCAGCGACTCCAGCCTGCGCGGCGATGCCTCGCTCACCGTCGGCAGCGCCCCGGGCGCCAATGGCAATAACCTCAACCTCGGTGCCGGCGTACAACTGGACCACAAGCGCCTGGACCAGCAGGACAGCCAGGCGCGGGTTGCGACCATCCAGAGCAAGGGCCCGGTCGAGCTGTCCAGCGGCGGCGATCTGATCCTCCAGGGCACCACCATCGGCAGCAACACCGCCAAGACTGGCGACATCAGCCTGAACGCCGGCGGCAAACTCGACCTGCAGGCCGCGGTCGACACCCACAGCAGCCAGGGCAGCAACCTCGGTGGCGGCCTGACGGGCGGCGCCAGCAAGACCAGCAGCGAGCAGAGCAGCGGCAAGAGCGCCAACCTGAGCGCCAACTTCAACATCGGCCGGGTCTCGGAGCAGGACCAGAGCCAGACCGGCGGGCAACTGCACAGCAATGGCCAGGTAACACTCGCCAGCGGCTCCGACAGCAACACCGCGCTGCACTTGCAGGGTACCCAGGTCGAGGCCAAAAACGTCATCCTCAGCGCTGACCGGGGCGGGATCTACCAGGAGTCGGCGCAATCCACCCAGGCCCACAACAACTGGGGCCTGACCCTGGGCGCCGGCGGCAATGGCGGCAAGACCACCCGCGCCGACGCTGGCGAACACGACTCGCCGAAAACCGATCGCGGTATCCATGCCCGGGCCAAGATCGACGTCGAGCAACTGCACAGCAACACCCAGCACAACAGCCTGATCAAGGCCGACCAGGTGACCCTCGTCAGCAACGGCGACACCCATCTGGCGGGGGCGCGCATCGACGCCAACCAGGTCGATGGGCGGATCGGTGGCGATCTCATGGTGGAGAGCCGCAAGGACCAGCTCAGCAGCACCACGGTCAACCTCGACGCCCGCCTGGACGCCGAGAAGAACCAGCCTGGCGTGGTCGACAAGCTGACCAAGCAGACCGGCCCGCTCAAGGACAAGCTGCAGGCCAAGGCCGAAGGCAGTTTCGACAAGCACCGCGAGAAGCTGGAAAGCGCCGTCGACAAGGGCACCGAGCGCCTGGTGGCGGCCAAGGACACCCTGGTGAACAAGGCCGAAATCGCCAAGGAACGCCTGGGCGAGAAATTCACCCGCAGCGGCAGCTATGACGTCAACCCGGAACCCAAGGGCGCCTTCGGTCGCGGCGTGGACAAAGCCAAGGGCTACCTCGCCGACAAGACCGAAGCCTTGGGCGATCGCTTCTCCAGCCTCAAGGAACGGGTCTGGCCGAAAACCAGCGACAGCTACGCCGTCAGCGAGAAAACCGGCACTGGCAGCAAGCTGACCAACACCGTGCAAGGCGTGCTGTTCGGTGACAAGAGCGGCAACACTTCCTACACGCCGACCCTGAACCTGAATGTCAGCCGTCAGAGCAAGGACAGCGTGGCAGAGGCTTCAGGCATTAGCGGTATCCGCGGGGTCAGCCTGCAGGTGTCGGGCGAGACCCACCTGAGCGGCGCGCGGATCGGCGCCAGCGAGGGCAAGGTCGACCTCGGCGGCTCGACCGTCAGCACCACCGCCCTGGCCGGTACGGATTACCGCGCCGACGTCGGGCTGAACCTGTCGAAGTCGCCGGTCAACCTGGCCCTCGGCGCCAAGGATGAGCTGACCCGCAAGCAGGACGAGGCCACCCAGAAGGATCAGGCGTTCAACCTGGGGCCGCTGCGCGTCGGCGGCCATAGTGACAGCCAGCTGCTGCAGGCCGGCATCGATCAGAAAGCGCCCTGAGGCAAGCGCTCCGTAATCGGCTGCCCCCCATGAACGGGGGGCAGCCTTGGCCAACACCCTCGCCTCCTCAGCGCCCTTTATTGCCCTGCGAAAAAGTGCACTAAACCTCCAACATCTCCTTACCTTTTACATGGCTGGATACTCATTCCTACTTTCAACTGAAAAACCGCTGTAATCCGAAACCGTCTTTCATGTAAGAACTGCCTTATTGTCCCCAACCCCGCCTTACCCCGCATATATCCACTGTCCTGCCTGCGCTAAGGTCCAGCCCTGTATTTATTCCCACGGGTTTGACCATGAGTTCTGTTTTCATCATCGACGACCATCCCGTTATCCGACTGGCCATCCGCATGTTGCTGGAACATGAGGGTTATAAAGTCGTCGGCGAAACCGATAACGGGGTCGATGCTCTGCAGATGGTCCGTGACAGCATGCCGGACCTGATCGTGCTCGATATCAGCATTCCCAAGCTCGACGGGCTGGAGCTGCTGTTGCGATTCGGCGCCCTGGACAAGTCGCTGCGGGTGCTGGTGCTGACGGCGCAGTCGCCGGCCCTGTTCGCCGGGCGCTGCATGCAGGCCGGGGCCTGCGGCTATGTGTGCAAGCAGGAAGACCTGAACGAAGTGCTCAGCGCCATGAAGGCCGTGCTATGCGGCTACAACTACTTTCCGAGTCATGCCCTGCAAACGCCAAGGCAGGATGAAACTTCGAACGACGAACTGAACCGCCTGATGTTGCTCAGTGATCGGGAACTCATGGTGTTGCAACTTTTTGCCAAGGGCAGCACCAGTACGCAAATAGCCAACAGCATATTTCTCAGTGGCAAGACCGTCAGCACCTATAAAAAAAGAATCATGCACAAACTTCGCGCGACTTCCATGGCGGAACTTATCGAGTTGGCACAACGTCACGAACTGGTGTGAGAAACAGGATGTTCAAACACATTTCTTATTATTTAACCCTGACGGCCACGACCGTTCTGGCGGTGCTGTTTCTTGGCCTGGTCGAGGCCGGGCAACGAGAGTCCGGAGTAACATCCGCCCCTCAGTGCACTGACACGGCACCTTGTCTTGAATCGGCTGCCGCCCCACCTCTCGATAACGGCCATCGCAGGCTGCTCCTGCTCATTGGCCTGGGGCTTGGCGTGCCGCTGCTGGCGTCCCTGGGCTGGAATGCCTGGCTACACCGGCGCCTGGCCCGCCAGCAACAGGCCGCGCATGATCTTGGGCAGCAGCTCGCATTCATGCAGGCCTGGATCGACGGCGTGCCGCATCCGACCTACGTGCGCGATCGCCAGGGCCTGCTGCAAAGCTGCAATGCCAGCTACCTGGAAAGTCTCGCCGCCCACCGCGAAGCGCTCATCGGCAAAACCCTGTTGCAGGGCGCCATGGACGATCCCGGGCAGGCCCGCGAATATCACGCCGACTACCAGCACGTCATGGCGCAAGACCGCCCACTGCTGCGTGACCGGCCACTGCGCCTGAACGGGCAGGAACTGACCGTCCAGCACTGGGTCCTGCCCTATCGGGACGCGAACGGCGAGGTCCGGGGTATCATCGGCGGCTGGGTCGATATCAGCGAACGCCATCGGCTCAGCGACAGCCTCGAGGCCGCCCGGCAACAGGCCGAAGCGGCCAGCCTGGCGAAAAGCACGTTCCTGGCCAGCACCAGCCACGAACTGCGCCGCTCGATGAATGCGCTGATCGGTGCGCTGGAACTGCTGCAACAGCGCTCCGCCAGCCAGTCCCAGGACCATCCGGTCATTGAAATGGCTTATCGCTCGGCCCGGACGATGCAGGCCCTGGTCGACGATACCCTCGATATCGCCCGCATCGAATCAGGCAGCCTGGCCCTGAACCCCGAATGGCTCGACCCGCGCCTGCTTGTCGAAGCCGTTGTCAGCGAGTTCGACAGCCAGGTCCGGGAGAAGCACCTCAAGCTGCTGCCGACCTTCCACTCCAGCCACGAGCCGGTCGATGTGCTGCTCGACCCACTGCGTTTCAAGCAGGTCCTGGGCAACCTGCTGCACAACGCGATCACGTTCACCGAACAGGGCCAGATCAGGGTCCATCTCGACCTGCAAGCGGCCACGCAGCCGCAACACGTGCAACTGATGCTGCAAGTGACGGACAGCGGCATCGGCATCGACGAGCAGGATCAGCACAGGCTGTTCGAACCCTTCTTCCAGGCCCAGGCTCGACCCCTTTCCCGGCCTGACGGCGCAGGGCTGGGCCTGACCCTTTGCCGTCACCTCTGCGAGCTCATGCAAGGCGCGCTGCAACTGGCCAGCCAGCCGGGCATAGGCACGGAAGTCCGGGTCCTGTTGCCGCTGGCCTGTCAGCCACGGCGAAAACCCGCAGCCATCGTCGAGCCGCTTATTGCCCCTGCCACCCGGGCCTTGAACGTACTGGTGATCGATGACCATGCGGCGGACCGCCTGCTGCTGAGCGAACAACTGCACTTTCTTGGGCACCGCTGCCGCACCGCCGAAGACGTCGAGCAAGGCTTCGAGATCTGGTGCAAGGGGTTCTTCGACCTGCTCATCGTCAATTGCCATATGCCAGGCATGAATGGCTACGAGCTGATCCGCGCCATCCGCGAGCGCGAACGCCTGGAGCCCTGCGCGGCCTGCCGGATATTGGGGATGACCGCCAGCCCCCGGTCGCAAGAGAGACAGCAGTGCGAACAGGCCGGCATCGATGACTGCCTGTTCAAGCCTGTCGGCCTGGCGACCCTGCGTCACAAACTGGCGGGCCTGCAACCGCGGCCCTGGAATGGCGTGTTCAGCCTGAAGGCCCTGCGCACCCTGTCCCGTGGCAAACCGCAGTTCGCCCTGCGCATCCTCACCGAACTGCTGCATTGCAGCTATCGGGATCGCCAGCAACTGATGGCCCTGCCCTGCGAGCCACCCCCCCGGGCACTGGCGGAACTCGCCCACAAGATCAAGGGCTCGGCGCTGATGGTGCAGGCCAAAGACCTTGAAGCGCAGTGCGAAGCCCTTGAGCAGGCCGCTCTGGAGGGCGCGGACAGGCAAACCCTGATGCAGCGCAGAACCGCCCTGGAACAGGCGATGCTCAAGCTCGAACGGGCCCTGCTGTGGCAAATCGATCAACAGCCCAGCGCGCCCCTGACCTGAGCCCCACCACCAGCGCAACAGCTTGTGTTGCCGCTAGTTGCCAGACAAATATCAAAAAGCCACTATCCTGTCAGTCGGCCACAAAAGACTCACGGCGAGTCTCCATCAGACTGCAATTCGCAACGCCCCCGGCGCCGGCTCCCCTGAGCACAATGCACCTGCCTTAACTATGCTGAAACGTTGAGTTGCGCATCACGCGCCCCCTGGAGAGAGCTGTAATGCCGAGCACGCTGTCGTTCGATAAACGCCGATTTCCTCTCCATGTGCATATCAGCGTGATGTTCACTTGCCTGCTTCTGCTGACCGGCGTGGTGCTGGGCGTTTTCAATTACCAGCAAACCACCCGCATCATCCTTTCCAGCAGCGAAAAACTGTTCCAGCGCATCGAACAGGACGTGCAGCTGGACCTGAAAGCGACCTACGAACCGATTCGCCATCTGCTCAGCCTGCTGGTGGGCAATCCGGCCGTCCAGGCCACCGACCTGGGGCAACGCCTGGCGCTGCTCGGGCCTTTCAGCCAATCGCTCAAGGACAATCCCGAGTTGGCTTCTCTCTATGTGGGTTATGCCGACGGGGATTTTTTCATGGTCCGGCCCCTGCGCAGCCAGGCCTTGAAGGAGGCCCGCCAGGCCCCCGAACCCGCGGCCTATGAAGTCTGGAGCATCGAGCGCGACCGCCATACCGGGCAACTGCATTCACAGTCGCTGTTCTACGACACCGACCTCGCCCTGGTCAGCCGCCGGGACAATTCCCAGGAAGCCTACGACCCGAGCAGCCGTAACTGGTTTGCCAACGCCAAGGACGACACCGATCAGATCACCACCGAGCCGTACGTCTTTTTCTCCACGCGCAACGTCGGTACCACCCTCGCCCGCCGCAGCGGCCATAACGCGGTGATGGGCGCCGACCTGACCCTGGAACAGCTCTCGGCCACCCTGGCCAAGCATCGGGTCACGCCCAGCACCGAAATCGCCCTGGTGGATGGCAATGGCCATGCCGTGGCTTATCCGGACAGCCGTCGCCTGATCGTCGAAGAACAGAGCGCCCGGCTGATCCGCGCCAACGACCTGAACCCGGCCCTCGATGCGCTGTTGCAGGGCAAGGCCCAGGGCAATCACCTGCGACTCAAGGATCGCCAGTGGATAGTGGCCAGCCGTCATCTGCAGGAAGGTGGGCCCCGTGGCTTGCAACTGGCGCTGCTGGTGCCCGAGGACGAGTTGCTGGCGGACGCCTATCGCATGCGCTGGCAAGGCGCGCTGATCACCCTGAGCATTCTGCTGCTGTGCCTGCCGCTCGGCTGGCTGACCTCACGAGTGCTGGTCAGGCCGTTGCGTGCCCTGGTGCAGGAAGCCGACGCCGTCCGCAGCTTCGACTTCAACTACCCACTGACCCGCCGCTCGCCGGTGCTGGAAGTCGACCAGTTGAGCGTGTCGATGGCTCGCATGAAAGACACCCTGGCCAGCTTTTTTGAAATCACCGCCAGCCTTTCCGCGGAAACCCGCTTCGACCCGCTGCTGCAACGGGTGCTGTTTGAAACCATGAAGATCGGCCAGGCCCAGGCCGGGCTGATCTACCTGCGGGAAAACCAAGGCATGAGCCTGGAGCCCCATGGCCTGATCATCGCCGGCAATGTCCAGGACCTGCAGGCGTTCGACATACAGAGCCAGGACGCCCAGCACGACGCAAGCCCGGTGTGGCTGCGGCAACTGG harbors:
- a CDS encoding hemagglutinin repeat-containing protein; its protein translation is MPDNTSVFHLSPRGKLRLAIASLLLVSHLPQALAGGITVAPGPGGIPQLQNQNGVPIVNIVAPNGAGLSHNQFLDYNVDRQGVVLNNSLQSGASQLAGQLAANPQFHGQDASVILNEVISRNASALNGTQEIFGRAADYVLANPNGISVNGGSFINTPNASLLVGRPELNDGKLQALSTGDAKGQLTVEGRGLSNDKGSINLIAPRIDSQGDITAGNQLNLTVGRNRVDPASGKVLSTDPAGNTQEQRIDASLFGAMQAGRINIVSTAEGAGVRVGAVQVKGRDGVDIASAGDLHISGQARPDSLDAIRAGVHSSQGDVQLRSGQDLTLAATDVSARDIKLDAGRNLTLSAIESRKLQEKREQWSNSTIGITWETYDRTLTDSDSRQHGNQLTARRDAELKARANTELKASQIKAGNNLTVDSGADLRLTAATETHEQRDQGHHRKHLWKADWDKSSSEQRSITSQLQAGNDLQLTSSKQLQLQGAELASNNIKLTGRQVEITSASRTQSNSDKSYSGDLVGGSFFGKNGDGDKGKTLNKGSKVNAKDNLIVQADEVRISGSQARGGKQASVISENGSLTIDGVQDRSHDNSYSKDSKFFGITKDESRQNRKDSTTVTSDLRSDSNLKLQSAKDIAISGAHVAATGELKAEASGDIKIDSAQNTSQSESTTHTRGFDAYAKENAPGTRQYRAGVRYEDQQKAAKTDDTRQQGSSLSGGSLQVAAGGDLSIKGSDLKATHGDASLSGKQVELLADHDQKSSSTDTRTTGGGFYYTGGLDRAGNGVEFAHSSTQDTHDTRTANTTGITASGNLTIKAGNTLVTEGAQVKAGDKLLVNAEQVDNRAAHNSESTSHKENTWSADVGANVEYKGLTRPVEKAIEGVAQRKFHQPGLLDALEQPNVGLDVEVGHQNKQHTEQGSSAVVSQFQGGQVEVKVAGQLQDEGSRYEATQGALKIDAGSQVTKAASDTHSSSEQALDAKAGVRVYTTTGEDLNLRGSGAGGSSDKRSDSSKAVVGSYVGKQGVDIALSGDGQYEGSRFDGGEAGVKLHAGGELALNQANDRQNSSDSSLRGDASLTVGSAPGANGNNLNLGAGVQLDHKRLDQQDSQARVATIQSKGPVELSSGGDLILQGTTIGSNTAKTGDISLNAGGKLDLQAAVDTHSSQGSNLGGGLTGGASKTSSEQSSGKSANLSANFNIGRVSEQDQSQTGGQLHSNGQVTLASGSDSNTALHLQGTQVEAKNVILSADRGGIYQESAQSTQAHNNWGLTLGAGGNGGKTTRADAGEHDSPKTDRGIHARAKIDVEQLHSNTQHNSLIKADQVTLVSNGDTHLAGARIDANQVDGRIGGDLMVESRKDQLSSTTVNLDARLDAEKNQPGVVDKLTKQTGPLKDKLQAKAEGSFDKHREKLESAVDKGTERLVAAKDTLVNKAEIAKERLGEKFTRSGSYDVNPEPKGAFGRGVDKAKGYLADKTEALGDRFSSLKERVWPKTSDSYAVSEKTGTGSKLTNTVQGVLFGDKSGNTSYTPTLNLNVSRQSKDSVAEASGISGIRGVSLQVSGETHLSGARIGASEGKVDLGGSTVSTTALAGTDYRADVGLNLSKSPVNLALGAKDELTRKQDEATQKDQAFNLGPLRVGGHSDSQLLQAGIDQKAP
- a CDS encoding response regulator transcription factor; translation: MSSVFIIDDHPVIRLAIRMLLEHEGYKVVGETDNGVDALQMVRDSMPDLIVLDISIPKLDGLELLLRFGALDKSLRVLVLTAQSPALFAGRCMQAGACGYVCKQEDLNEVLSAMKAVLCGYNYFPSHALQTPRQDETSNDELNRLMLLSDRELMVLQLFAKGSTSTQIANSIFLSGKTVSTYKKRIMHKLRATSMAELIELAQRHELV
- a CDS encoding ATP-binding protein codes for the protein MPLLASLGWNAWLHRRLARQQQAAHDLGQQLAFMQAWIDGVPHPTYVRDRQGLLQSCNASYLESLAAHREALIGKTLLQGAMDDPGQAREYHADYQHVMAQDRPLLRDRPLRLNGQELTVQHWVLPYRDANGEVRGIIGGWVDISERHRLSDSLEAARQQAEAASLAKSTFLASTSHELRRSMNALIGALELLQQRSASQSQDHPVIEMAYRSARTMQALVDDTLDIARIESGSLALNPEWLDPRLLVEAVVSEFDSQVREKHLKLLPTFHSSHEPVDVLLDPLRFKQVLGNLLHNAITFTEQGQIRVHLDLQAATQPQHVQLMLQVTDSGIGIDEQDQHRLFEPFFQAQARPLSRPDGAGLGLTLCRHLCELMQGALQLASQPGIGTEVRVLLPLACQPRRKPAAIVEPLIAPATRALNVLVIDDHAADRLLLSEQLHFLGHRCRTAEDVEQGFEIWCKGFFDLLIVNCHMPGMNGYELIRAIRERERLEPCAACRILGMTASPRSQERQQCEQAGIDDCLFKPVGLATLRHKLAGLQPRPWNGVFSLKALRTLSRGKPQFALRILTELLHCSYRDRQQLMALPCEPPPRALAELAHKIKGSALMVQAKDLEAQCEALEQAALEGADRQTLMQRRTALEQAMLKLERALLWQIDQQPSAPLT
- a CDS encoding HD domain-containing phosphohydrolase — its product is MPSTLSFDKRRFPLHVHISVMFTCLLLLTGVVLGVFNYQQTTRIILSSSEKLFQRIEQDVQLDLKATYEPIRHLLSLLVGNPAVQATDLGQRLALLGPFSQSLKDNPELASLYVGYADGDFFMVRPLRSQALKEARQAPEPAAYEVWSIERDRHTGQLHSQSLFYDTDLALVSRRDNSQEAYDPSSRNWFANAKDDTDQITTEPYVFFSTRNVGTTLARRSGHNAVMGADLTLEQLSATLAKHRVTPSTEIALVDGNGHAVAYPDSRRLIVEEQSARLIRANDLNPALDALLQGKAQGNHLRLKDRQWIVASRHLQEGGPRGLQLALLVPEDELLADAYRMRWQGALITLSILLLCLPLGWLTSRVLVRPLRALVQEADAVRSFDFNYPLTRRSPVLEVDQLSVSMARMKDTLASFFEITASLSAETRFDPLLQRVLFETMKIGQAQAGLIYLRENQGMSLEPHGLIIAGNVQDLQAFDIQSQDAQHDASPVWLRQLANSENVVTTLGFEQAADLQSVLLAMNCPSVHLIGIRLHNRHNETVGILVLLLADSGQEADLEKLRPDRIAFLQAVSGAAAVSIDSQRLQNRQKQLLDAFIQLLAGAIDAKSPYTGGHCQRVPALTLMLAQAAAASQQPAFSAYQPTEDEWEALHIAAWLHDCGKVTTPEYVVDKATKLETLNDRIHEIRTRFEVLKRDLWIDYWQARAQGGDEASLVAIRDAGLAELDDDFAFIARCNLGSEAMAEADLQRLERIARRTWSRTLDDRLGVSWEENRRQQRTPAATLPVTEQLLADKPEHLIERNPAELIPADNPWGFKLDVPPYKYNRGELYNLKIGKGTLTREERYVINHHMVQTILMLSHLPFPSHLNTVTEIAGGHHEKMDGTGYPKQLKREQMSLPARMMAIADIFEALTAADRPYKKGKTLSEALGIMATMCRDAHIDPQLFELFIQTGIYQQYADRFMEPQQIDGVDPEGVLGKAGLRV